ATGGCAGAGGTTGTCTGGCTCATCTCTGATTGGAGACAACTTTCACATCTTCATGATCAAAGAAAGGTCATTATTCTTTGCCTTTCATAGCAAGCAAAGAATAATCTTGGTGCTATTTTCTTATGAACTATTGTTAACATTTGGGTGCATTCTTTATTGACCCATTCTATTTGCATTTGAGATAGCTGTTGTTTACATTCCCAATTAACATCTGGAAGAGATAGCTGGTTACACAAAACCTTTTAAATGCAGGaatcagtaaaggccccttcacattaagggtaccgtcacacagtgcaattttgatcgctacgacggcacgatttgtgacgttgcatcgtcacttaattatcgtttcaaacatcgtagactgcggtcacactacacgatgcacggcgctgaagcgataaattcatgacgtatttgcgatgtagaagtcgtatgggacagtcgtacggtcgtgtcacacacgacgattcagagcaaattttgcataatctgtgcgtgacgttgttcactgggggcgtgttgtgctactagctagtgtgctgataggccaaaggttctgtgcacacaattggttggaaaatttgtcacctgagcgctattgttcccaatgccacctcactgctttcaaaatttcctttcttcacttcgtacttggacacttggtggacctggacattggaattttgtacttcgctgaatataccacgctttgcaccgctgcttcgaggtatgtaaaccgcttgggcgtggtggatggaacgctgtatggacggcatgagtgcttcgttccaccgctgaagtgaagcggatggtacactgttgtgactggagggctacaatgtggcagatggtacgctgttgtgactggtcgtgactggtgggctacagcgtggtagatgggacgcagtttggtcggcatgaccgcttcgttccgccgctgaagcgatgcggatggtacgctgttgtgactggttatgaccggttgtgtctggtgagctatagcgtggcagatggtacaatgtatggtcaccatgagcgctttgtgtggctgctgtggggaagcgggcggtagtggcctatggcgtggcagatggaagtagcgatgcggatggtacgctgttgtgactggtcgtgactggtgggctacagcgtggtagatgggacgcagtttggtcggcatgaccgcttcgttccgccgctgaagcgatgcggatggtacgctgttgtgactggttatgaccggttgtgtctggtgagctacagcgtggcagatggtacaatgtatggtcaccatgagcgctttgtgtggctgctgtggggaagcgggcggtagtggcctatggcgtggcagatggaagtagcgatgcggatggtacgctgttgtgactggttgtgactggtcgtgactggtgggctacagcgtggtagatggaacgcagtttggtcggcatgaccgcttcgttccgccgctgaagcgatgcggatggtacgctgttgtgactggttatgaccggttgtgtctggtgagctatagcgtggcagatggtacaatgtatggtcaccatgagcgctttgtgtggctgctgtggggaagcgggcggtagtggcctatggcgtggcagatggaagtagcgatgcggatggtacgctgttgtgactggtcgtgactggtgggctacagcgtggtagatgggacgcagtttggtcggcatgaccgcttcgttccgccgctgaagcgatgcggatggtacgctgttgtgactggttatgaccggttgtgtctggtgagctacagcgtggcagatggtacaatgtatggtcaccatgagcgctttttgtggctgctgtggggaagcgggcggtagtggcctatggcgtggcagatggaagtagcgatgcggatggtacgctgttgtgactggttgtgactggtcgtgactggtgggctacagcgtggtagatggaacgcagtttggtcggcatgaccgcttcgttccgccgctgaagcgatgcggatggtacgctgttgtgactggttatgaccggttgtgtctggtgagctacagcgtggcagatggtacaatgtatggtcaccatgagcgctttgtgtggctgctgtagggaagcgggcggtacactgttttgggttatggtggcctatggcgtggcagatggaagaagcgatggtaggcatgagcgctttgtgtggctgctgttgttaagcgtttggcacactggcaaaagtattgtttaaaggactctttgtcaaccatgtaatttttttttatacttatttttcagatgtcaaatcgtgtggagttcatcagggatttcatcgaaatttatcagtcttttccctgcctctggaaaatcaaatctcctgagtattgtaacagggaaaagaggagggagggttacttaaagctcattgagctttacaattgtcatgcaccagaagaggcagcaaacgaagcagttattaaaaagaaaatccaggcgctccgcacggtgtggaggaaggagctgaacaaggttcttcagactacaaggtccggagcttccactgaagatgtttatgtgccaaaactttggtattttgaacatcttaattttctgagggaccaagaggtgccacggacttccacgtgtcttcgcaacttggcacctgtggaacaaattgtttcggagaaccacgccgagcaggagtcacaagggcaacaagtaagtagctctttggacgaaagttcaccaatgtgtcctataattacataatttttctctgcattttatgttttatacttctgattatcacatcagtttgaagttgttacaaaaacatatacacataagtaaccctgtcgcagtcaagtattatatggggaacttaatatgtatgaaatggcgatatatctaaaccataccatctaagcaatatagaaaatagtatcgcttcaagctgccgatgtactcttgttgagactatttagactattaaattttcgtcaggttcccctagcagtcagaacagtgtagttcaaagtattaaataaaagggagggttaaagaatattactaagcttaaaatatattataatcttttttttacctactacgaatatatagtttggatgcggttatggtggtacaactttttgttgccgggttcataacttgttttttttttcccccccaggatgacagtgcgcaggagagtacactggactgttcactggactgcacgacaacagatttagtggaggctgcacctgccaggactcaatcgaggcaaggtcaaagaaaacggaaagccacctcagacgcctcacatgaactattgagccttgctaagaaggtgttgacaagaaatgttagccctgcgttgcaggggtttggacactatgtggttgacaaactggccaaaatggacgacaaccaaagaatactagcagagcaTCTGATTATGGAAGCAGTAAACAGGGGTACAGATGGggatttggacaagaacacttgtttggtctcttcccggccaatacagcggacagagccatcaaattacaatggttggtcacagtgtcagacatcgatgcgacacaatgctcacgtttcccacttcggccagccaccccctaataactcctacacgccaataccgtcacatatggcttcgcccatcaggcaccaaagttTTCAGCCagaacaatcgtcgtatcataatttgtgatttcctaacttcttttacattcctttttattttattgtcttgttaaaataatgtttcaaataaaagcttttattagaaattctatcactactttttgattggtgtgtctcgatcacagcactgtatgagggcacaaattaacgtaacaaattcatgtacagtaaactaatacaaaaaaaatggaatgatagttaaactaaatatttttattgtaacaACCAAAACTGTcttattggcccgcctacaactgctggcacatgtcccgcagcttctgcagctcctccattgccacattgtgctgctcctgaatacgcgccatagtgtggattagcttttctatgccggcttcaagatcctccttgttcacagtgacgacagctgtgggtcaaaaaacataacattaataacacagtagtctcccgatgtgtctttgcttctgtgaaggaaaaaaaaaaataacagtcagcatataagggcaaaactgacttgggggggggtgtttgggttgggggtgaaagagtgggcctgcaacaaaatcaaaataactttattgtgggaacctactaggatgttgaggcacggagggcacttcgggatctgagtctgtgtcgaATGCCTtctgctgtcggcggcggcgctgtctctttgcctctgtgaagggaacaaaacaaaaaaaaggtctgtcagcatatatggcaacactggctgccgggggagggggtgggggggaagaggggacctgcaactgaatccaaatcacataattgtgggaacctactaggatctggaggagtagaaccggagggcacagatgtagaagaggctttgcgggatgcctcgtggcggcggtggtgctgtgtctttgcctctgtgaagggaaaaaaaaggtctgtcagcatatatggcaacactggctgccggggggggggaggaggggacctgcaaccaaatccaaatcacattattgtgggaacctactaggatcagttgtctttgacccggagggctctgggacttcagaggcggtgtgagaagcctcgtcgctacggcggcgctgtctctttgcctctgtgaagggaaccaaaaaaaaaaaggtctgtcagcatatatggcaacactggctgccgggggagggggtggggggaagaggggacctgcaactgaatccaaatcacataattgtgggaacctactaggatctggaggagtagacccggagggcacagatgtagaagaggctttgcgggatgcctcgtggcggcggtggtgctgtgtctttgcctctgtgaagggaaaaaaaaaaaaaaaaggtctgtcagcatatatggcaacactggctgccgggggggggaggaggggacctgcaaccaaatccaaatcacattattgtgggaacctactaggatcagttgtctttgagccggagggctctgggacttcagaggcggtgtgagaagcctcgtcgctacggcggcgctgtgtctttgcctctgtgaaggaaaaaaaaattaaaaaaaaaaaggtctgttagcatatatggcaacactggctgccgggggtgtggggaggaggggacctgcaaccaaatccaaatcacattattgtgggaacctactaggatcagttgtctttgtcccggagggctctgggacttcagaggcggtgtgagaagcctcgtcgctacggcggcgctgtgtctttgcctctgtgaaggaaaaaaaaaaaaaaggtctgttagcatatatggcaacactggctgccggggggggggggggaagaggggacctgcaaccaaatccaaatcacattattgtgggaacctactaggatcagttgtctttgacccggagggctcttggacgacttcagaggcggtgtgtgatgcctcgtgtctacggcggcgctgtctctttgcctctgtgaaggaaaaaaaaag
This region of Ranitomeya imitator isolate aRanImi1 chromosome 1, aRanImi1.pri, whole genome shotgun sequence genomic DNA includes:
- the LOC138657895 gene encoding uncharacterized protein, translating into MSNRVEFIRDFIEIYQSFPCLWKIKSPEYCNREKRREGYLKLIELYNCHAPEEAANEAVIKKKIQALRTVWRKELNKVLQTTRSGASTEDVYVPKLWYFEHLNFLRDQEVPRTSTCLRNLAPVEQIVSENHAEQESQGQQDDSAQESTLDCSLDCTTTDLVEAAPARTQSRQGQRKRKATSDASHELLSLAKKVLTRNVSPALQGFGHYVVDKLAKMDDNQRILAEHLIMEAVNRGTDGDLDKNTCLVSSRPIQRTEPSNYNGWSQCQTSMRHNAHVSHFGQPPPNNSYTPIPSHMASPIRHQSFQPEQSSYHNL